Genomic DNA from Paraconexibacter algicola:
TGGCGCTCACCGACACGCAGACGCGCGAGGCGCGCGCCCAGCGCGGCGCCGACGCCGCCCAGGCGCTCGCCGAGGGGGTCGTGGCCGCCACCGCCGGGGCGCTGGCGAGCAACTCGACCGCCGCCGACTGGCCGACCTCGGGCAGCTGCCAGAACGTGACGGGCACGCTCGCCCAGAGCACGACCGCGTCCGCGGCCACGCTCGAGGGCCGCATCACCACCGCGATCCGTGACCGGTTCGCGTCGAGCTCCGCCGACTACGACGGTGCCGCGTTCGGCACCACCTGGCGGGTCAGCGTGTGCCCGGTCGCGGGGACCCTCGTCGGCGGGCGCATCGACCAGGACGGCGAGCGGCGGTGGGACGAGTCGTTCCTCACCCGGACCGTCCCCGCGCTCTCGGGCCGCCGCCCGGCGCAGGTGGCGCTGTGGGTGCGCGCGCAGGCGCGCGTGGCGCGCACCGGCACCGGGACGCTGGCGCGCGCCCGCGCCGTCGCGACGAAGATCCGCCAGGGGACCGCGCCGTTCTCCGTCCCGCTCGGCTACGCGGTCGGCACGGGCTCGTTCTCGACCGAGGCGACGACCTCGGTGAACAACGTCGCCTCCGGGCAGCTGCTCGGCTCGGTGCTCGGCACGAAGCCGCTGATCGCCCCGACGAGCTCGAAGATCGGCATCCGCTGCGGCCTGCTGAACACGCTGAACAACCCGAGCTCGGTGTGCCTCAGCGGCACGCTGTCCGGCGTGCAGGGCGCCACCAACGCCCTCGGGCTCTCGACCCTCAACGGCCTGCTCGGGATCGACCGGTCGCTCACGCTCGGCACCTGGGCGATGGCGCCCGCCGACGCCCAGCAGGGCTACCGCGACGCGGCGACGCTGACGAAGGACACGGTCGCCGGCGGCGGCAGCATCGCCACGAAGAGCGCGTCCGGCGCGCCCGAGTGCTTCACCGAGGCCACCGACCAGAACTCGATCGTCTCCCTCGGCCAGGTCGGTGACGGCAACCAGTACTGCACGCTCAGCACGGCCCGCACGTTCAAGATCCTCGTGGTCGGCCGCGGCGGCGTGCGGATCACCGGACCGGTCACCGGCGTCGTCTACGCGCTGAACCTCCAGGAGTGCGGGTCCGACGGCGTCTGCTCCCAGAGCGAGCGCACGAGCGCCGCCGTCCGCGAGGTCGTGCGGATCGAGGGCAACACCGGCAAGGTCACCGGCTCGGTGTGGGCCGACGGCGCCGGCGGGGCGGTCGGGATCTACCCGTCGCTGACGAGCCAGAGCACCGCCGCCCCCGCGCTGCTGGGCGGCGCCTGCTCGATCCCCGTCCTCGGACCGGTGCTGAACGTCCTCGGCGGCACGCTCGCCGGGGTCGGCCAGCTGCTCGGGCAGACGCTCGGGCTCGTCGCCGGCGTGCAGGAGCAGGTCCGCTACCCGGGCGGCGCCTCCTCGCTGACCGGCTGCCAGGCGCTCACCAACCAGCTCGGCACGCTCACCGACAGCCAGCTGCTGAACCTGTTCGCGACCGGCGGCGACGTCGCCGTCCCGGTCTCCGAGCGCCGCACGCGCACGTGCAAGACGTGGCTGGTCGTCTGCCTGGAGTGGAACGCCTGGTCGTCCTGGACGACGAAGGAGACCCAGACGGTGTCGCTGCCCGCGCTGACCTCCGACGTCGTCGGGGCGCTGACCTCGGCGCTCACGAGCTACACCGCGATCCAGTACGACGAGAACGTCGTGAAGGCCGCGTCGGTCGGCTTCACGGTCGGCGGCGGGCCCGTGTCGGGCACCTACCGCAACGTCGCGCCGAACTGAGCCGGGCGGGCGTAGCCTGCCGGGCGTGCCCGCCCCGCACGACGGCCGCTACGCCCCCAGCCCCACCGGGCCGCTGCACCTGGGCAACCTGCGCACCGCGCTGCTGGCCTGGCTGTTCGCGCGCCGCGCCGGTGGACGGTTCGTGCTGCGCATCGACGACCTCGACCAGGGACGCTCGCGCCGCGAGCACGAGGCCGGGCAGCTGGCCGACCTCGCCGCGCTCGGGCTCGACTGGGACGGGCCCGTGCCGCGCCAGTCCGCCCGCGCCGACCGCTACGCCGAGGGACTCGCCGCGCTGGAGGCGCAGGGGCTCGTCTACCCGTGCTGGTGCACCCGCGCCGAGCTGCGCGAGGCCGCCAGCGCCCCGCACGGCGCGCTGCCGGAGGGCGCCTACCCCGGCACGTGCCTGCGGCTGACCGCCGCGCAGCGCGCCGAGCGGGAGGCGCGCGGCCGCCCGCCGGCGCTGCGCGTGCGCGCCGACGCGGCGGTCGTGACGGTCGAGGACCGGCTGCTCGGCCCGTCCACCCAGGTCGTCGACGACCTCGTCGTGCGTCGCGCCGACGGCACGCACGCCTACAACCTCGCGGTCGTCCTGGACGACCACGACCAAGGCGTCGGGGAGGTCGTCCGCGGCGCCGACCTCGCCGAGACGACCGGTCGGCAGGTCTGGCTCGCCCGGCGCCTGGGTCTCGCCGTCCCCGCCCACGCGCACGTCCCGCTCGTGCTCGGGCCCGAGGGCCGCCGGCTGGCCAAGCGCGACGGGGCGGTGACGCTCGCGGACCGGCGCGCCCTCGGCGAGCGCCCGGAGCAGGTCCGCGGCCTGCTCGCCGCGAGCGTCGGGCTCTGCGCGCCCGGCGCGACGCCCGCCATGGACGAGCTCGTGGCGGCCTTCGACCCGGCGCGCCTGCCGCGCGAGCCGACGGTCCTGCGACCGTGACGCCGCTTTCCGGGCGCCCCTCAGCGGACGCCGTGCGGCCCGCGCGGGTAGGGTCACGGCGATGGCCAAGGTCGATGCGCACATGATCGCGGCCCGCGCACGTGACGCGGGACGGCTGGGCATCGACACGGAGTTCATGGGCGAGGGCCGCTACCGGTCGCTGCTGTGCCTCGTCCAGGTCGCCGTCGACGACGGCGACGGTGCCGCCGACGTGTGGGTGCTCGACCCGCTGGACCGCGACGGGTTCGACCCCGCGCCGCTGGCGGAGCTGCTCGCCGACCCGGCCATCGAGATCGTCCTGCACGCCGGCCGCCAGGACGTCGCGCTGCTGCGCCGCGTCTGGGGCACGACGATCACCAACGTCTTCGACACGCAGATCGCCGCCGGCTTCGCCGGCATGCGCGCCCAGATCGGCTACGAGGGCCTGCTCTCCGAGCTGCTCGGGGTGCGGCTGCAGAAGTCCGCGAGCTTCACGAAGTGGGACGCGCGCCCGCTCAGCCCCGAGCAGGCCGAGTACGCCCGCGAGGACGTCCTGCACATCCTGCAGGCGACCGACGCGCTGAAGGACCGGCTCGAGCGCAGCGGCCGCCTCGAGTGGGCGCAGGAGGAGTGCCGCGTCCTCGAGACGATCACCGACGACCGCGACGTCGACGCCGTGTTCGAGCGGCTGCCGCGCATCGCCGGCCTCGACGGCGGGGTCCGCGCGATCGCCCGCGAGCTCGTCGCCTGGCGCGAGGAGACCGCACGCGAGCAGGACAAGCCCGTCTCCAGCGTGCTGCAGGACGCCGCGCTCGTCGAGATCGCGCGGCGCAAGCCGAAGTCGATGGAGCGCCTGTCCCAGATCCGCGGCCTGCACGAGGGCATCCTGCGACGGCGCGGCAAGTGGATCCTCGACGCGGTCGAGCGGGGCCGCGAGCAGCCGCCGATCCCGACCACGAGCGAGCGCAGCCCGGGCCCGTCGCCCAAGGACGCCCCGCTGATCGCGCTGTCCGAGGCGCTCGTGCGCGCCCACGCGCTCTCCTCCGGGCTCGCCTACGAGCTGCTCGCCACGCGCGCCGACCTGCAGGCGGTCGTGACCGCCGTGCGCGAGGGCCTGACCGAGCCCGACGTGCGGACGCTGCGCGGCTGGCGCCGCGAGCTGGTCGGCGACGAGCTGCTCGCGCTGCTGCGCGGGGAGCGCGTGCTGTGCGTCGGCGACGGCCTGCGCCTGGACGTCACCGCGCGCTGATCGCGGTCCGCCGGCCGCGTGGTCGGTCCGGGGCGCTCGTGCGTATCCCGATGGATGGCTGATCGCACCCCGACCTCCCGCTTCGGCCGCTCCGCACGCATCGGCGGCCTCGTCGCCGGGCAGGGCGCCCGCGTCGCCGGCGGCAAGCTCCTGGACAAGGCCCGCGGCGACGAGTCGCGCGAGCGCGCGCAGCGCAAGCGCACCGCCGCGGTGGTGGAGCAGGTCGTCGTGCAGCTCGGCTCGATGAAGGGCGCGGCCATGAAGTTCGGCCAGGTGCTCTCCACGATCGACCTGCCCGGGCTCGAGCAGGAGGACTCCGAGCGCATCAAGGCCCGCCTGGCGGAGCTGCGCGACAACGCGCCGAAGGTCGAGTTCTCCAAGATGGAGAAGCTGATGGCGGCCGAGTGGGGGCAGCCCGTCGACAAGGTGCTGCGCGAGCTGGACCGCGAGCCGATCGCTGCCGCGTCGATCGGGCAGGTCTACCGGGGCGTCACCCACGACGGCGACGAGGTCGCCATCAAGGTGCAGTACCCGGGCATCGCGGAGGCGGTCGACGCCGACCTGCGCAACATGAAGATCCTGCTGCCGCTGATCGGGCGTCTCGCCCCCGGCCTCGACACCAACGCGGTCGCCGAGGAGCTGCGCGAGCGCGTCACCGAGGAGCTCGACTACGAGCTCGAGGCCCAGAACCACCGGCGGATGGCGCGCGCGTGGCGCGGCCACCCGTTCGTGCGGATCCCCGCGGTCGACACGTCGCTGTCGACCCGCCGGGTGCTCGTGACCGAGATGATCCAGGGCGGCCAGCCGTTCTCCGCGGTCAAGGAGCTGCCCGAGTCCGACCGCGACGCGTTCGCCGAGATGGTCTTCCGGTTCTTCTACGGCTGCGCGACGCGCCTGGACCTGGTCTGCGGCGACCCCCATCCGGGCAACTTCCTGCGCCTGCCCGACGGCACCGTCTCGTTCTTCGACTTCGGCATGATGCGCCAGCTGCCCGCGGGCTACTCCAAGCGGGAGAGCGTGATCTTCTCCGCGGTCCGCGACGAGGACGCCGCCGGCGTCGCCCGGGGCCTGCGGGACCTCGGCTACCTGCCCGACTCGTTCGACTTCCCCGACGAGCTCGTCTACGAGCACATGCGCCGCACGGGCGCGTGGATGTTCGACTGGGAGCCGCCGGTGCGGCTGTCGGGCGAGTCGGCGCACCGGCTGATGGACGACGTGCTCGCGATCGGCGGCGAGTGGCGGTCGATGGTCCGTGGGTTCGACATGCCGCCGGAGGCGCTGCTGATGCGGCGGATGGAGAACATCCTCTTCGGGGTCGCGTGCGACCTGCGCGCCGCGGCCGACTGGGGCGCGCTCTGGGCGGAGTTCTTCCTCGACGAGCCGTACGACACCGAGATCGGCCGCCTCGAGCGCGAGTGGGCGCTCGACCGGGTCGCCTGAGGGCGACCGCCCCGGTCAGCCGACCGCGACGCGCATCGCGCGGGCGAGGTCGCCGCCGATGCTCAGCTCCACCGACGGGAACCGCACGGTGAGCGGTCCGCCGAACGGCTGACGGTCGAGCACCTCGACCGCGTCGCCGATCTGGATGCCGCGCCCGGCGAGGTAGCGGAGCATCTCCGGGTCCT
This window encodes:
- the gluQRS gene encoding tRNA glutamyl-Q(34) synthetase GluQRS; the protein is MPAPHDGRYAPSPTGPLHLGNLRTALLAWLFARRAGGRFVLRIDDLDQGRSRREHEAGQLADLAALGLDWDGPVPRQSARADRYAEGLAALEAQGLVYPCWCTRAELREAASAPHGALPEGAYPGTCLRLTAAQRAEREARGRPPALRVRADAAVVTVEDRLLGPSTQVVDDLVVRRADGTHAYNLAVVLDDHDQGVGEVVRGADLAETTGRQVWLARRLGLAVPAHAHVPLVLGPEGRRLAKRDGAVTLADRRALGERPEQVRGLLAASVGLCAPGATPAMDELVAAFDPARLPREPTVLRP
- a CDS encoding ribonuclease D, whose amino-acid sequence is MAKVDAHMIAARARDAGRLGIDTEFMGEGRYRSLLCLVQVAVDDGDGAADVWVLDPLDRDGFDPAPLAELLADPAIEIVLHAGRQDVALLRRVWGTTITNVFDTQIAAGFAGMRAQIGYEGLLSELLGVRLQKSASFTKWDARPLSPEQAEYAREDVLHILQATDALKDRLERSGRLEWAQEECRVLETITDDRDVDAVFERLPRIAGLDGGVRAIARELVAWREETAREQDKPVSSVLQDAALVEIARRKPKSMERLSQIRGLHEGILRRRGKWILDAVERGREQPPIPTTSERSPGPSPKDAPLIALSEALVRAHALSSGLAYELLATRADLQAVVTAVREGLTEPDVRTLRGWRRELVGDELLALLRGERVLCVGDGLRLDVTAR
- a CDS encoding ABC1 kinase family protein, encoding MADRTPTSRFGRSARIGGLVAGQGARVAGGKLLDKARGDESRERAQRKRTAAVVEQVVVQLGSMKGAAMKFGQVLSTIDLPGLEQEDSERIKARLAELRDNAPKVEFSKMEKLMAAEWGQPVDKVLRELDREPIAAASIGQVYRGVTHDGDEVAIKVQYPGIAEAVDADLRNMKILLPLIGRLAPGLDTNAVAEELRERVTEELDYELEAQNHRRMARAWRGHPFVRIPAVDTSLSTRRVLVTEMIQGGQPFSAVKELPESDRDAFAEMVFRFFYGCATRLDLVCGDPHPGNFLRLPDGTVSFFDFGMMRQLPAGYSKRESVIFSAVRDEDAAGVARGLRDLGYLPDSFDFPDELVYEHMRRTGAWMFDWEPPVRLSGESAHRLMDDVLAIGGEWRSMVRGFDMPPEALLMRRMENILFGVACDLRAAADWGALWAEFFLDEPYDTEIGRLEREWALDRVA